In the genome of Myxococcus stipitatus, one region contains:
- a CDS encoding MarR family winged helix-turn-helix transcriptional regulator — protein sequence MSSSSENLGRRGKSPHSGLDAQEPEEALSKQAWALLFELMSAHMRNFPALAAEFELSPVQAHVVRQLGEGPLAMSTLANYLSCDASNVTGLVDRMEARGLVERRSSEQDRRVKMLVLTEAGATLRERLLERMAEPPELIAALADEDLRALRDIMRRALRPQ from the coding sequence ATGAGCTCGAGCAGCGAGAATCTGGGGCGACGGGGGAAGTCACCGCACTCCGGGCTGGACGCCCAGGAACCTGAGGAAGCCCTGTCCAAACAGGCCTGGGCGCTCTTGTTCGAGTTGATGAGCGCGCACATGCGCAACTTCCCCGCCCTGGCGGCCGAGTTCGAGCTGTCCCCGGTGCAGGCGCACGTGGTGCGTCAGCTGGGCGAAGGCCCGCTGGCGATGAGTACGCTGGCCAACTATCTGTCCTGTGACGCGTCCAATGTGACGGGCCTGGTGGACCGGATGGAGGCGCGCGGGCTGGTGGAGCGCCGCAGCAGCGAGCAGGACCGGCGCGTGAAGATGCTGGTGCTGACGGAGGCGGGCGCGACGCTGCGCGAGCGGCTGCTGGAGCGCATGGCGGAGCCCCCGGAGCTCATCGCCGCGCTGGCGGACGAGGATTTGCGCGCGCTGCGCGACATCATGCGCCGCGCGCTGCGCCCGCAGTGA
- a CDS encoding TolC family protein, whose protein sequence is MSSLLALTLAATLAAAPPPVLTLQDALTQARKENLDLKAAQARLRQADTASRKAWSGYLPTITVGGAIVRNSNAAVIPPGPLGPEPVVIQPLVQRSFQAEARQAIIAPQLWAAIQAAYKSERVAELTVEQARREILFGVAQAYYGAAAQAQAVTVQERLVELNGARAKDTKVRFDAGTVTRVALLRAEQDLSRAEQDLIRARNALASAKLVLATLLNVDSGDFEVAPPPEPQVPVQTETEQLVQRSLEQRADVAAARESTELARINKRGVWFSYLPTLGVTATYRIANAAGFQGSNDIWLVTFGASWTIWDGGLREANLTEASAKIVEAQANARKAELTAREEVQRSQLDLQSALANRLKAEQTVELARESQRLTDVSFKAGVATYLEVADANTALTNAEIGLVAERLQASVAALRLLRSVGAFEARPLGSDLKEEDVAAPVAQPLPGATEQHPLQPATQEQPAPSEQPQPAPQQ, encoded by the coding sequence ATGAGTTCACTTCTGGCGTTGACCCTGGCGGCCACCCTGGCCGCGGCACCGCCCCCCGTACTGACCCTGCAGGACGCACTCACCCAGGCCCGCAAGGAGAACCTGGACCTGAAGGCGGCCCAAGCTCGGCTGCGGCAGGCGGACACCGCGTCTCGCAAGGCGTGGTCTGGCTATCTGCCCACCATCACCGTGGGCGGCGCCATCGTCCGCAACTCCAACGCGGCCGTCATTCCGCCGGGCCCGCTCGGTCCCGAGCCCGTCGTCATCCAGCCGCTCGTCCAGCGGTCGTTCCAGGCCGAGGCCCGCCAGGCCATCATCGCCCCCCAGCTCTGGGCCGCCATCCAGGCCGCCTACAAGAGCGAGCGCGTGGCGGAGCTCACGGTGGAGCAGGCGCGCCGTGAAATCCTCTTCGGCGTGGCGCAGGCGTACTACGGCGCCGCGGCGCAGGCCCAGGCCGTGACGGTGCAGGAGCGGCTGGTGGAGCTCAACGGCGCTCGCGCCAAGGACACCAAGGTGCGCTTCGACGCGGGCACCGTGACGCGCGTGGCGCTGCTGCGCGCCGAGCAGGACCTGTCCCGCGCCGAGCAGGACCTCATCCGCGCCCGCAACGCGCTGGCGTCCGCCAAGCTGGTGCTGGCCACGCTGCTGAACGTGGACAGCGGCGACTTCGAGGTGGCCCCGCCGCCCGAGCCGCAGGTGCCGGTGCAGACGGAGACGGAGCAGCTGGTGCAGCGCTCGCTGGAGCAGCGCGCGGACGTGGCCGCCGCCCGGGAGTCGACGGAGCTGGCGCGCATCAACAAGCGCGGCGTGTGGTTCAGCTACCTGCCCACGCTCGGCGTCACCGCCACCTACCGCATCGCCAACGCGGCGGGCTTCCAGGGCAGCAACGACATCTGGCTGGTCACCTTCGGCGCCAGCTGGACGATCTGGGACGGCGGTCTGCGCGAGGCCAACCTCACGGAGGCGTCCGCGAAAATCGTCGAGGCCCAGGCCAACGCCCGCAAGGCGGAGCTGACGGCGCGCGAGGAAGTGCAGCGCTCGCAGCTGGATTTGCAGAGCGCCCTGGCCAACCGCCTCAAGGCGGAGCAGACGGTGGAGCTGGCGCGTGAGTCCCAGCGCCTCACCGACGTCTCCTTCAAGGCCGGCGTGGCGACGTACCTGGAGGTCGCCGACGCCAACACCGCGCTGACGAACGCGGAAATCGGTCTGGTGGCGGAGCGCCTCCAGGCCTCCGTCGCCGCGCTGCGCCTGCTGCGCTCGGTGGGCGCGTTCGAGGCGCGTCCGCTGGGTTCGGACCTGAAGGAAGAGGACGTGGCGGCACCGGTGGCGCAGCCGCTCCCCGGCGCCACGGAGCAGCACCCGCTGCAGCCCGCGACGCAGGAGCAGCCGGCCCCATCGGAGCAGCCGCAGCCCGCGCCCCAGCAGTAG